The sequence ATTTAAAACATCTCATATTATACGAGCGGGTATCTTTATTGTGTACATCCATTTTAAAAGATTAAGGATGATTGATTAAGGATTAAAGTTAGGAAGAAAGCCGGAAGACAGATGCCTGCGGCATCAAAATGTTTACAGAAATATCCCTTAAATAGAAATATCCGACTCCGGCCGGAGTCGTACCTCAATTCCAAAGCATGTTTTCTACTACCGTTCAAATCCCTCGGATTTGTCGCATTGTATCTAAAAATTGTTGTACCGTCATTTGTACCCGATTAAAGTAGCTGCTTTTTTCCTTGGTTCCGTTTTCCAGGTAGAGGCGGCGGTTAACTTCCAGCATCAGCGAGCTTACGCGTTTGTCGTTGTTGTACCAGCGCATGGGCACCAGCGTTCCGGCATAGGGGCGGTTAATTTCAACGGTAAATCCGCGTTCAACAAAAAACTGTTTAGCATGTTTGGCCAGTTCGGGCGATGTATGAAAAGCATCGGTACCCAGGTTAAAATCGGGGCGTGGAGTACTTTTATCAAGATCACGTTGCAACGGTACATCGGGAAACGAATGGCAGTCGATCAACAAAGCACTGTTGTGTTGGGTAAGTTGCCTTTCAACAGCCTCCGTTAAACGTTGGTGGTGTACGTTGTAATACTTTTCCACCAGCTCGCAGCGTAAAGCTGCACTCACTTGCCGCAATGGCTTTCCCTCATCGGTTTTTTCATACAACACGCCCATTCCGTATTTCGCCATGGGTTCAAGCGAGTCGTCAGTAAACCGTTCCACATCGCAAAACACGCGCGAGAAGGGAGCGATAACTGCCTCATCCTGATTATTGGCAAACAGCTCGTCGGTGTACCAGTCGGTGAGTTTTTGCAGTTCGGCATTCAGCCCCTTATTACTTACAAGGTAGCCGTAACGGTTGGGAATATGTGTTGAGGCGTGGGGGATATGGAGAATAAGTTGTTTCATAGTATTTAAGAATTAAAAGGTTCCTAATTAACCACCCCACCGCTGTAAACGCGGTCCTCCCCTCCTGAGAGGAGGGGAAACGTTCGTGCTGCAGGTTTGTTTGTTAGTTAAAAGCCAAAATTGGATTACAAATTTCTCCTCCTCGAGGAGGAGTACCGCTGATGTAGTGCAACGAAATCAGTGGAGAGGTGGTGATTGATCTGCCACATTATATTACCACCCCACCGCTGTAAACGCGGTACCCCTCCCGACGAAAAGTCGGGACAGGCTCTCCTGGCAGGAGGGGAAACGTTTGCAACACCAACACAACTGTTACCCATTACTTTTTCTCCTGCGTTCCATAGCTTCCCGCATTTCTTTTGATACGGGCATCATAATACCCCCGGTTTTTTGCACCCATTTAATACCATGGGCTTCCAGCCATTTGTCTTGCTCTTCCCTGGTCATTTCGGAAAACTTCTTTTGATTTTCTTTCATTTTACACAAATTTTTAATGGTTAATATTTGTGCACCATGTATAGTCGGAAAATTGTCTGATTTGTAATTGTTTTTGACAGACTGTCCGCATACTAAACCACCGTGGCTTTACTTGCTCGGTTGGCGCCGGATTGCTCCGGGCTCATGATGCATTACAAATATGTTCAATAAAACTAAAAGAAACAAATCAAAGTAAAAGCCAAAAGGACAAACTGGCTAATTGTCCGCTGTTTCGCGGCTGTAAATAAGTGGCATTTGTCCTTTCCAGCGCTTCCAGGTTGGGTTGTCGCATATTAGTTCGGCCATAAAACGGGCTACGTTTATGCGGCTTACTTTTCCGGGATTTAAAACAGCACTTCGTATGGGTGAAGGATGGATCTCGTAAGGGCTCACACTGTCCTCATCGATCAGGCTGTCGGGGCGTACTGCTGTCCATTCGATTAACGGATGATGCTGCCCGATCTGTGTCCGGAGGTGTTCAGCGGCCTGTATATTATCGGTAAAAGGAGGCACCAGTGTTCGTAGCAATGAAATGGCGATTTTTTCAGTCGAAGCAAGGGGCTCGTTCAGATCGCGGTTTTGGTTGCCGGAGGTATTCATCAATATAAACTTCACCGGCTTTTGTGGTTTATTCACCTCAATGGCTGCACACAGCCGGCGTACAGCATCTGTTATCAGGCGTCGCGGCTTTCCGTACATACCTTTAAAGGTGAAGTTGTGCCCCAGACATGAAACTACAGCATCGCAGTCGCGAACCAGTTCGGCCATCGTTTTATCGTTTAGCTCCAGCACAGGGGCTTCAACTACTTTCAGGTTTTTATCGTGCAGTACCGAGCTCAGTTTTTCCGTCGACCGCACAACGGCTGTTACTTTTTCTCCGCGATCCAACAAATCTTTTACCAGCAGCCGCCCTGTTGCCCCGCTTGC comes from uncultured Draconibacterium sp. and encodes:
- a CDS encoding N-formylglutamate amidohydrolase, producing the protein MKQLILHIPHASTHIPNRYGYLVSNKGLNAELQKLTDWYTDELFANNQDEAVIAPFSRVFCDVERFTDDSLEPMAKYGMGVLYEKTDEGKPLRQVSAALRCELVEKYYNVHHQRLTEAVERQLTQHNSALLIDCHSFPDVPLQRDLDKSTPRPDFNLGTDAFHTSPELAKHAKQFFVERGFTVEINRPYAGTLVPMRWYNNDKRVSSLMLEVNRRLYLENGTKEKSSYFNRVQMTVQQFLDTMRQIRGI
- a CDS encoding NAD(P)-binding oxidoreductase translates to MNILIVGASGATGRLLVKDLLDRGEKVTAVVRSTEKLSSVLHDKNLKVVEAPVLELNDKTMAELVRDCDAVVSCLGHNFTFKGMYGKPRRLITDAVRRLCAAIEVNKPQKPVKFILMNTSGNQNRDLNEPLASTEKIAISLLRTLVPPFTDNIQAAEHLRTQIGQHHPLIEWTAVRPDSLIDEDSVSPYEIHPSPIRSAVLNPGKVSRINVARFMAELICDNPTWKRWKGQMPLIYSRETADN